CTTTAAAGACGAGGCTTGGGCCCATGTCGATCGGGTGGCTTTTGGGCCGATCAAATGTCGCTTTGGGTTTTGGGGTGccgttttttctgtttaaaggCATTTAGGTCGGCTTGCGGGTCTCACCTAgtactaaaagaaaaagaaaacaatagcagACGAATATCTAGTTCACAATACCCTTGGAAAGTGCCACCTGGTGGCCGAAAATACGGAACTTCCCAAACATTATCGTAACATGACGACTGCGTTTCCGCTATTAGGAGGACCGAAGGCTACGATACCCCGATCTCGTGCCGTGGCGGCGATATCCGAAGACAGCAAACTAGAAAAAGCGCGATTCCTGCCGTCTTAACGGGAAGTATTAGCcgtatttttttaagtagacTAAATTCCAATgagccatttttaaaaaacttttttttctttttcccaaggtatgggcctaggccgcagcattaatgctgcggcaaTGAGGCTAGTCTCGAGGCGAACCTGTGCGCTTCAGGTGAGACTGGCTGCAGCATGCCCAACCCAGGTTTTGGGGCTAAATCAGTGGCTAAGCGTAAGAGGACGGAGGATAGCTCAGCAACTCTCCCTGCCCAGAAACGACTCCAGGATGGAAATTCCGAAAATTTGATGCGCCAAATACCATCTCTCGAAAGGCCTAATACCTGAAAGGCTAAGCGCAAGCGGGAAGAAGATGCTCCAGCAACTCTTCCTGACGGGAAACGTTCAAGGTTATTAAATTCCCCTTTGATTACCCTTAATTAGTAGAAGcgtgtatttccaaaattcTGTGCATGTCTGTGTGAATGAGTGTGTGAAAATGTGTAAACCTTTGGTATATATAATCTAGTCAAAATTGCTTGTTGTGcatgtgtgtatgtatgtgcGTGTAAGTGAGAATGAATGTCGTTTGTATGTGTCACACTTTGGTTGGAGTTCTAAAATGCACTGCTTTAAACACGTTAGCAAAATTGTCTTGTGTTTCCATGCTGTAGGGCGGGGAAGGGGCATTATGAAGGCAGTACtttaggaaaacaaaaaaaacgaattgctAGTCTGTTCCACTAACATCAGTCCgacaaacaaatgcaaaactaAAGCGGTCTTTAAAACAAGTGGAAAACCatcttcataaaatattcactGAGATAAACCTTTAGCACACATGAAAACtgtatatttgtttttcaagcaTTATGGGCTTTTAATCTTGATTGTAAGGTTTGACATTATCACTAATAGTTGGTCGGAGGGATTGACTGCTATAACAACTCGCAATCGATAATATAGCCAAACAATGTTACTCAGTTTTATCAGAGTTTTCAAATAGGTCAGTTTAGTTTGGCTAGCCAGTTCGTATGTTACAGCGCCTTGTGCTTCTCAGGTTGGTATTCCTTTCAAAGTCTATGTGAAGTTGTATATGACGGCTAATGAAGAAAGCGCTAGTTCAAGTAGCGCATCAGAAAAGAGTTTTCAAACCGGCAGCGACGATGAGGCCGGCCAGACGGGAAAATTCCGTGACTGTTGTTCGGTTGAAACAGGGCCATGGCGAAGACAATTCGCGGTCTTGCTGGAATAAGCAAAAACAGGAaatttttcgcaaaaaaacAGTGTACATGCGGGTCCCAATATTGAAATGGCTTCCCAAATAGTGTGCACAAGATTTTGTAGCGGACCTTGTGGCCGGAATCACCGTCGGAGTAACAGTAATTCTACAAGGATTAGCATACGCTACCGTGCTGGACTCCCTCCTGAGGCATTCATTCATCGAAGTACAGTTGTTGATCAATGCtaaatctttatttatttagttttcaTTTGTATGGTCTGTACGCATCTTATGTGGGATGCTTCCTTTCTCTCCTATTCGGCAGTACGCCTGTGGTCACTATGGGGACAACGGCCCTTATGTCACTCGTCACTTACGATTCCGTGGCTGCACTGATGGGACCTGAAGCAGCTATCCTTCTCGCATTCCTCACCGGTTGCATTGTTCTTCTCTTCGGCCTGCTCAGTTTCGGTAAGGATCGGTATGTGTAATTGAAAGCTGTTTAGAATTAATAACGAAAAGTTGTTAACTATTTGCAGGTTTCTTGATTGACTTTATCGCAGCTGAAGTCGTGGACGGATTCACGATCATTGCCGCCTTCGCGATAGCTGCAACACAAATTGAAGCCCTTTTCGGCCTCACATTTGATGACGAAGGGTTCCTCAATACGTGCACAGCGGTATTTGAACACATTGAGGAAACTAAAAAATAGGATGCTGTTTTGGGTTTTGCCTCCATCGCTATTTTGCTTCTACTTTGGGTATAAGCGTTGCGGAAGATACTTCAACCTCTTGActcacatctttttttccgtAAGATAGGTTCTTGATCAAGTCAAATTGAGTGAAGAAGGGGAAAGAAGGCGATGGCAAAATTGGGTCAACACGACATGTTGGCTGATTTCGGTCTCGCTCAACGCTATCGTCATCATGGCCGCTTCCATTTTGGCTTACGCCCTGAGCTAACTCTTGATCGCGATCCCGATCAAAAAATTGGTCGCCGATCCCATCATTTGAGATCCCGGAATCAGGAAGTGATGTGAATCTGAATTGAAACCCAAACGATTACTGCGTTTATGAAAAACTGATAATCTAACAAAATGCATCTTGACTACAACGATAAAATTCACGAAAATATCCCCGACGGATGCAGGACTCATGCCATAAGACTGAAAGCATTCTTTTACTTGGAATTTACATAATTTTAGCACAATTCTGTGTGTGAAAATGTCTATCTCAGCTCATCCAGAGTTATAACTGTATGCTCATAATGCTACCAGTGCGTGATGCTGTGTGGTAATACAACGAAACTCGGGGAAATCGACCTTACAATAGAGTGTGGAATTTGTATTGAACTAAATGTGCTAGCACCAAGAACTTTCCAAAAGGCATTTGCCGTGAAACCATTGATGCATCAATTGATTGATCTCGGTTAGACCTTCTACATTCACACCGTGTTCAATTTCTTCTGGCAGCTAGGAAGTAATAGATAATTAAATGTTAATATTCAATCCGCATTTAGCATAACTTTCTATGTGTAGCGCTAATTACCAGTGATGGCGGAACAATTCGGCGGCACAGGTGTCGACGCGTATGCTCCCTGAAAGCCTCAATCAAAACGGATTTTAACGAATCAGTTAAACAAGGCTTGCAAAGTTTACATTCCAGTCTGGAACAATCAGCACAACGGGCAGCCAAGCATCGCTCTGGAAACACGGCCAAATCTTTATGAGCTACTTCAGGCTGTGACAGCAGCTCATCGTAATGTCTGTATGTCGTGacaagtttgaaaaaataaaataaaaaacagcaaaaccAATTTTACGAGGACCACTGTACCCGACTGAAGTTTTGCCTCCTGAAGGAATAATACCGATTAGTTTCAATACATTGAAGATAACTTGCTCGTAGAGCAGCCTGTTGGGCGGGAAGTGCTGCGAAGATAAATTTGGAGACATGTTTGCCTACAACACATTCTGCCTTAGCAAATCACTCGCTTAGAAATGAAGGTCTAGAATTCTTACCTCCATTATAAAAACATTAAGATCTTCGTCGACAACGAAATCCACCCTCATCATTTCAAAGAAGTTGCGTGAGGAGGCAAATTTCGCCGAAGCCGATACCAACGATAACTCTCGTCTCAACAGCATGCTCCGAAGTGCCTCATCAATTTGATGCCAAATGATTTTGGGGTCTTTGCctttataaaaacaaaaagatcaGCCACTGcacattattttaaaaagaaatcataacCTATGCGTACCTGTGCTATGAAGGTAGGCATTAAAGGATTCCTTCATTCCAAATCCTAAGTTCGCATAATAGGGTTTTAACGAAGAAATGTTCCATATTGGTAAGTAGTCGTCTCCAATCACGTACTTATCCACCTTACTTTCATCAAAGGGATGATATTTTTCAGGGCAAAATCTGTCGTGGAATGCATCGCAAATAAGTTGTTGTTATAAGTTTAAATTCAGGCTAAACATACTGTGGTATGTTTCCTGAGCGAAGATGGAGGTTTGGGAATTAATTTACCGGAATAGAATATCACCGTTATACGAGTAAACTCTAAGCGGCTCAATGGACGAAATGATGATGTAAACGCCAATGTCGAATTTATGGCCATCTGTTGATTATCCGATGATTAGAATTtattcagttaattgtattcGGTTGGTTTCTAGGAAAGTACCTATCAGGAGTGGTTTGCGGACGTACTCCTGAACGAACGTTCCTGGCGTTTTCAAATCAAGCTTAGCCAGTGGCTGAATTTTGATACCTCGATGATTGTTGCTTTTTTGGACAAATAAActttccggtttttttttcgcctagATCAGTTAAAACACGATTATTGATGTATTCCATTTTAATAGCATCCTTCTATCATCGTTGGCACTATATGCACAGTAAGTCTATATATCTTTTGAATTCCCAAGCAAGAAGGTTTGGACATTTTGTTTATCAATCAGAACGTAGGTTATTACGTATATAAGTGTGATAGAAAAAATTCGTCAGCAATGACGAGATACCCACGTAAGAAATTAGTTCCGCTTTCTGTTCGGGGATCTTGAAAGCCACCGGAACGTGCGGCAAGCCCGACGTAGCCAAATTAACTTTGTTTGTGATAAATCCCGAGCCAGGAAAATGGTTGACCTAGGTAcacaataaaacattttagCAGTTGTCAGAAGTAACGAACATATAAAATATAGATATAGAATGGCTACGAATTCGTCTCACATTGCGACCGCCATTCTAGtctataaaatttaaatttcgttGCTTGAGCGTAGTCTAACTAAAAACCatatttcaaataaattcaatAAGCAAGTAAAGAAGATTACGCTTATACAGTAACCAAATAGTGTAAACATCAAAGAACGTTTGAAAGTTTACTATCATGTTTTCTTCTAAGACATAAacttatatttttgttttcaccttttgatGCTGCTGGAGATTCATTAGGTGATCCTTCAAGACCCTAAATGGGTACTCATAAGACCTGTAAAAAGAGATGCCAAAGGCTAATTAGTGAGGGGAAAAGCTTATTGTATTATGCATTATGGGGAATATGCATTTCCTGCCTTACCATAAAACATCCCAGTTAGATGAAATGCTCCCGCGAATATAACCGGCTCTTTCCAGTAAGGTAAAAACATGTTCCAGGTATCCTGATTCCAACtattgacatttaaaaaacattttgtagATGACATTTCTACATTTTCATTGCACTGCAAGCGCCTGTACAACCAAAATACCAATATTTTATGGAGTACCTTCCTTCCAAATGCGGCGTAGACTAGAGGTCGGGAGTCGTTTTGCAATAGCACTACGTCGGGGCAATCTCGTTTTGAATCCAAAGAGACGACGTTCCACATATTGAAGATGAAAAACAATAGCCCTAGGATACACGTCAACAGGACTgccgttttctttctcatgATGGAGAAAGCCCACAGCATAAGACGGCTCTTATTGAATAAT
The nucleotide sequence above comes from Daphnia carinata strain CSIRO-1 chromosome 3, CSIRO_AGI_Dcar_HiC_V3, whole genome shotgun sequence. Encoded proteins:
- the LOC130685347 gene encoding probable tubulin polyglutamylase ttll-15, which produces MFLSRLMLWAFSIMRKKTAVLLTCILGLLFFIFNMWNVVSLDSKRDCPDVVLLQNDSRPLVYAAFGRKLESGYLEHVFTLLERAGYIRGSISSNWDVLWSYEYPFRVLKDHLMNLQQHQKVNHFPGSGFITNKVNLATSGLPHVPVAFKIPEQKAELISYAKKKPESLFVQKSNNHRGIKIQPLAKLDLKTPGTFVQEYVRKPLLIDGHKFDIGVYIIISSIEPLRVYSYNGDILFRFCPEKYHPFDESKVDKYVIGDDYLPIWNISSLKPYYANLGFGMKESFNAYLHSTGKDPKIIWHQIDEALRSMLLRRELSLVSASAKFASSRNFFEMMRVDFVVDEDLNVFIMEANMSPNLSSQHFPPNRLLYEQVIFNVLKLIGIIPSGGKTSVGHYDELLSQPEVAHKDLAVFPERCLAARCADCSRLECKLCKPCLTDSLKSVLIEAFREHTRRHLCRRIVPPSLLPEEIEHGVNVEGLTEINQLMHQWFHGKCLLESSWC